Proteins from one Legionella taurinensis genomic window:
- a CDS encoding GNAT family N-acetyltransferase encodes MIIKDIEFQLKIIKATIDDYPTVQNMARFYVYDMSRSCGFISDDWACPSDGLYESYDFKVYFDNPQRQAFLIKVHDELAGFVLLNKEGTQPNIDWNMGEFFILAKFQGSGIGSRAAHEIWKTHPGLWEVSVIPENKPALAFWRKTISTFTVGNYTEELKAITYDSHQPERYILSFDTHSNSSINNTDDDSSLKISFVDSISDELDKRMTDGFITYETSHGIDVNYKRFSVILSKENNIVCGVINAFTAFAEIYVDDIWVDSAYRGRGYGKKLLQTLEDHFKGQGFNNINLVTSAFQAPEFYKKCGFTAEFTRINKINPQLSKTFFVKFFEEENQTQGLLKYSE; translated from the coding sequence ATGATTATTAAAGACATCGAATTCCAACTCAAAATAATTAAAGCGACTATAGATGATTATCCAACCGTTCAAAATATGGCGCGATTTTATGTTTATGATATGTCCAGAAGTTGCGGTTTCATCAGTGATGATTGGGCCTGTCCATCTGATGGGCTTTATGAAAGTTATGACTTTAAAGTGTATTTTGATAATCCCCAAAGGCAAGCATTTCTAATCAAAGTCCATGATGAATTAGCAGGCTTTGTTCTACTGAATAAAGAAGGTACACAACCCAACATTGATTGGAATATGGGAGAATTTTTTATCCTCGCTAAATTTCAAGGGAGTGGTATAGGGAGCCGTGCAGCCCATGAGATTTGGAAAACACATCCTGGCCTTTGGGAAGTATCTGTCATTCCTGAGAATAAGCCCGCTTTAGCATTTTGGCGTAAAACCATCTCGACTTTTACAGTAGGTAACTATACTGAAGAACTCAAAGCAATTACATATGATTCACATCAACCAGAACGTTATATTTTAAGCTTTGATACGCACAGCAATTCATCAATTAATAACACTGATGATGACAGCAGCTTAAAAATTTCCTTTGTTGATAGCATAAGTGATGAGCTTGACAAGCGTATGACAGATGGGTTCATCACTTATGAAACAAGCCATGGAATCGATGTGAATTACAAACGCTTTTCAGTAATACTATCAAAGGAAAATAATATTGTTTGCGGCGTGATCAATGCCTTCACTGCCTTTGCCGAAATCTATGTTGATGATATTTGGGTAGATAGTGCCTATCGTGGCAGAGGGTATGGAAAAAAATTATTACAGACTCTTGAAGATCATTTTAAAGGACAAGGATTTAATAACATCAATCTTGTGACCAGTGCTTTTCAAGCACCAGAGTTTTATAAAAAATGCGGGTTCACAGCCGAATTTACCCGAATAAATAAAATTAATCCCCAGCTTTCAAAAACATTCTTTGTTAAATTTTTTGAAGAAGAAAACCAAACTCAAGGTTTACTTAAGTATTCAGAGTAA
- a CDS encoding aminoglycoside phosphotransferase family protein, with translation MAKMHENELEIDEVLVHKLLKNQCPEWANLPIKPILSSGTDNALFRLGSEYVVRLPRIEWAPGSINKSINKEYEWIPKIAKFLKISVSEPLFKGNPEEFYPWFWTVTKWNEGNNPNFEEDKEYELLAKDLALFLNDLHDIKLSNGPASRRGILLKTKELDEETRKAIGELEGEIDVQSITSLWNQLSNVLYWNKEPVWVHGDFLPGNILVQNNRLSAVIDFSDLGIGDPACDLVIAWSLLNSHSRRIFRENLQHIDDDTWERGKGWALSIALIMLPYYKNSNPVLATLARRMLENMKEKNL, from the coding sequence ATGGCGAAAATGCATGAAAATGAGCTTGAAATAGACGAAGTTCTTGTCCACAAACTTCTTAAAAATCAGTGCCCTGAATGGGCTAATCTCCCTATAAAACCTATATTATCAAGTGGAACAGACAATGCGTTATTTCGTTTAGGTAGTGAGTACGTTGTTCGTCTTCCTCGAATCGAATGGGCTCCAGGAAGTATCAATAAAAGTATTAATAAAGAATATGAATGGATTCCAAAAATTGCTAAATTTTTGAAAATATCGGTCTCTGAACCTTTGTTCAAAGGTAATCCTGAAGAGTTCTATCCTTGGTTTTGGACAGTGACCAAATGGAATGAGGGGAATAACCCTAATTTTGAAGAAGATAAGGAATATGAACTTCTTGCTAAAGACTTGGCTTTGTTTTTAAACGATCTACACGACATAAAACTATCAAACGGCCCTGCTTCCCGTCGCGGTATTCTCCTAAAAACAAAAGAACTCGATGAAGAGACACGGAAAGCTATAGGAGAACTTGAAGGAGAAATTGATGTTCAATCCATAACTTCTTTATGGAATCAGCTATCGAATGTCCTCTATTGGAACAAGGAACCCGTATGGGTACATGGAGACTTTTTACCAGGAAATATTTTAGTTCAAAACAATCGACTCAGTGCGGTAATTGATTTTTCCGATTTAGGTATAGGTGATCCTGCTTGTGATCTGGTTATCGCTTGGAGTTTACTTAACTCACATTCAAGAAGAATCTTTAGGGAAAATCTACAACATATCGATGATGATACATGGGAAAGAGGTAAGGGCTGGGCTCTATCAATAGCACTTATTATGTTGCCGTATTATAAGAATTCAAATCCTGTTTTAGCAACGCTCGCAAGACGAATGCTGGAAAATATGAAAGAGAAAAACTTATGA
- a CDS encoding bifunctional GrpB family protein/GNAT family N-acetyltransferase → MNTHRIIEVVPYNPEWPNLYRMEASRIKEALGENCIGIHHIGSTSVPGLAAKPVIDMIPVVRDIMKVDNSNNAMQLLGYEAKGEYGIAFRRYFQKGAEFRTHHAHVFEEGSPEIERHLKFRDLMRSHPTDRDAYAALKQELAKNHPNDIMAYCLGKEAFIADIDNKAGCFGLRIVKSLTPREWEAVRHFRQHYFFDKVPVSDPYTWTFDHEDHVHFILYKGTQIKGYAHIQFWPEHRAALRIMVIEEHSRNQGIGGAFLNLCERWLYRQGIVVLQMESSPEAKKFYVRQGYIEMPFNDPEQGLSFPQDIPMGKVLVKNNII, encoded by the coding sequence ATGAATACTCACAGAATAATTGAAGTTGTCCCCTATAATCCAGAGTGGCCCAATTTATATAGAATGGAAGCAAGTCGTATCAAAGAAGCTCTTGGAGAAAATTGCATTGGCATTCATCACATTGGATCTACTTCTGTGCCAGGCCTGGCAGCGAAACCGGTGATTGATATGATTCCAGTAGTTCGTGACATCATGAAAGTCGACAACTCTAACAATGCTATGCAGCTATTGGGTTATGAAGCAAAGGGTGAGTATGGAATTGCATTTAGGCGATACTTTCAGAAAGGGGCTGAATTTAGAACCCATCATGCTCATGTATTTGAAGAAGGCAGTCCTGAAATTGAAAGGCACTTAAAATTTCGTGATTTGATGAGATCCCATCCCACTGACCGGGATGCTTATGCAGCACTGAAACAAGAGTTGGCTAAAAATCATCCCAATGACATCATGGCTTATTGTCTAGGCAAAGAGGCATTTATTGCAGACATTGATAATAAAGCAGGGTGTTTTGGTCTTCGCATAGTGAAATCATTAACTCCCCGTGAATGGGAAGCAGTGCGTCATTTTCGTCAACACTATTTTTTTGATAAAGTGCCCGTATCAGATCCATATACCTGGACTTTTGATCACGAAGATCATGTCCACTTTATTCTTTACAAAGGAACACAGATTAAGGGTTATGCTCATATTCAATTTTGGCCAGAGCATAGAGCCGCACTTCGTATCATGGTCATTGAAGAACATTCAAGGAATCAGGGAATAGGCGGAGCATTTCTAAATCTTTGTGAACGTTGGTTATATCGACAAGGCATTGTTGTATTGCAAATGGAGTCTTCACCCGAAGCGAAAAAATTTTATGTGCGCCAAGGATATATTGAAATGCCATTTAACGACCCTGAACAGGGCTTAAGTTTCCCGCAAGATATCCCTATGGGTAAAGTGCTAGTTAAAAATAATATTATATAG
- a CDS encoding aminoglycoside phosphotransferase family protein, translating into MATEPVPGNDNVNKEIIQWGCKYLSSHGYTLKSNLPERVQETPWSYVVRFATSDGYIYLKHTPELLALEATIIQTLHDQFHASVPKVIAHNTELNCFLMKDAGKSLRGMLKQKFDEALLCKAIDQFTSLQISVADRVDVFLDIGVPDWRLDIFPDLYNELISQKDLLIADGLSEIEISQLEALLPKVSHLCKKLSDYSIKQTIVQPDFNDNNTLIDHISQDITIIDLGETVISHPFFSLLNCLLQIKKHHALTDKDDTYLRLKDCCLKNYLHFESKKHLLDAFSTAGILFFIYGALSSNRLMSACDKAKFTSSFQRHAKPSNPLKEFIAACNAKD; encoded by the coding sequence ATGGCTACTGAACCTGTGCCAGGAAATGACAATGTGAATAAAGAAATCATCCAATGGGGTTGTAAATATCTTTCCTCTCATGGGTATACGCTAAAAAGTAACCTGCCAGAACGTGTGCAAGAAACACCTTGGTCTTACGTGGTCCGTTTTGCAACATCTGATGGGTACATTTATTTGAAACATACTCCAGAGCTCCTTGCATTGGAGGCGACCATTATCCAAACTTTGCATGATCAATTCCATGCTTCTGTTCCAAAAGTTATCGCGCACAATACTGAATTAAACTGCTTTTTAATGAAAGATGCGGGCAAATCACTAAGAGGAATGCTAAAACAGAAATTCGATGAAGCATTGCTTTGCAAAGCTATTGACCAATTTACATCACTTCAAATATCAGTTGCAGATCGCGTAGATGTTTTTCTTGATATTGGAGTTCCAGATTGGCGATTAGATATATTTCCTGATTTATACAACGAACTGATTTCACAAAAAGATTTATTGATCGCAGATGGACTATCAGAAATAGAAATTAGTCAGTTGGAGGCGCTGCTTCCAAAAGTTTCACATTTATGTAAAAAATTATCTGACTATTCTATCAAACAAACCATTGTTCAACCTGATTTTAATGACAATAACACGCTCATAGACCATATATCGCAAGATATCACCATCATTGATTTGGGTGAAACAGTGATTTCGCATCCATTTTTTTCACTGTTAAACTGTTTACTACAAATTAAAAAACATCATGCACTAACAGACAAAGATGATACCTATCTGAGGCTCAAGGATTGTTGTCTTAAAAATTATTTGCATTTTGAATCTAAAAAGCACTTGTTAGATGCTTTTTCAACGGCTGGCATATTATTTTTTATTTATGGAGCATTGAGCAGTAATCGATTGATGAGCGCATGTGATAAAGCAAAATTTACATCATCATTTCAAAGACATGCAAAGCCCAGTAATCCATTGAAAGAATTTATAGCCGCATGTAATGCGAAGGATTAA
- a CDS encoding GNAT family N-acetyltransferase, whose amino-acid sequence MNYKIEHISADEAELLCRQITTDLPEYFGLPECNEHYALGVRSRINFAAKSNEAYVGLLSLDFPYPANSNIYWMGVLRAFHSQGIGYLLIQEAVQYARQQSGSTMTVETLAPAESDENYLKTYNFYKHIGFNPLLNLKPADYEWNMVYMALNLNQFKSRPNNETISIRAFVAEDIPLIVSNFAKHHWPKPPSTFEAYLHEQKLNERIVWIAFYKNEFAGYITLKWNSLYQSFKNQGIPEIMDLNVLPPYRNHGIASSLLDIAELEAVKKQNKVGIGVGLYDGYGSAQRLYIKRGYIPDGLGVTYNYNHVTPGANVCLDDDLVLWFTKEFL is encoded by the coding sequence ATGAATTACAAAATTGAACACATTTCAGCTGATGAAGCTGAGCTGTTGTGTCGTCAGATTACAACAGACTTACCTGAATATTTTGGATTGCCAGAGTGTAATGAACATTATGCGTTAGGGGTTCGATCACGCATTAATTTTGCGGCCAAATCAAATGAGGCTTATGTGGGGCTATTAAGCCTTGATTTTCCATACCCTGCAAACAGCAATATCTATTGGATGGGAGTTTTACGAGCATTTCATAGCCAAGGAATAGGATACCTATTAATCCAGGAAGCTGTACAATATGCACGACAACAAAGTGGCTCTACCATGACCGTTGAAACTTTGGCTCCAGCAGAATCTGATGAAAATTATCTAAAAACCTATAACTTTTATAAACATATAGGTTTTAATCCCTTACTGAATTTAAAACCCGCAGATTATGAATGGAATATGGTTTATATGGCTTTGAATCTAAATCAATTCAAAAGCCGACCAAATAATGAAACCATCTCTATAAGAGCATTTGTTGCTGAGGATATTCCCCTTATCGTAAGTAATTTCGCCAAACACCACTGGCCCAAACCGCCATCTACTTTTGAAGCCTACCTTCATGAACAAAAGCTTAATGAACGTATCGTCTGGATCGCTTTTTATAAAAATGAATTTGCTGGCTACATCACATTGAAATGGAATTCTTTATATCAATCATTTAAAAATCAAGGCATCCCTGAAATTATGGATCTAAACGTCCTACCCCCTTATCGAAACCACGGGATTGCTTCATCGTTACTTGATATAGCAGAGCTTGAGGCAGTTAAAAAACAAAATAAAGTAGGTATTGGAGTTGGACTTTATGATGGCTATGGCAGTGCGCAGAGATTGTATATTAAAAGAGGTTATATACCCGATGGGTTGGGTGTTACTTACAATTATAATCATGTTACCCCCGGTGCCAATGTTTGCCTTGATGACGATTTAGTACTTTGGTTTACTAAGGAATTTTTGTGA
- a CDS encoding pyridoxine/pyridoxamine 5'-phosphate oxidase — translation MIDPIKQLNIWIDEERHKGAPNPQQAVLSTATKKSIPHARVVAIREISEQSLLFFTQKGTRKVAELTTNPIASLTFWFELLQREVIIDGVVESLLPEENELYWQTYPREAQIRFYSYAATSSQPILNKHQLEKKKKDIDVNYQDKPLPMSEFYCGFRIKPVRMVFYAYRTDELSDVLEYRFVDNSWIKTLLSP, via the coding sequence ATGATTGACCCCATAAAACAACTCAATATATGGATAGATGAGGAGCGCCATAAAGGTGCGCCCAATCCTCAACAAGCAGTCCTGTCTACTGCAACAAAAAAGTCCATTCCCCATGCACGGGTGGTCGCTATTCGTGAGATTAGTGAACAAAGCTTATTGTTTTTCACTCAAAAAGGCACCCGAAAGGTGGCCGAGTTAACCACTAATCCGATTGCCTCGCTCACTTTTTGGTTCGAGTTGTTACAGCGTGAAGTAATTATTGATGGCGTAGTTGAGTCCTTATTGCCTGAGGAAAATGAACTATATTGGCAAACATATCCCCGCGAGGCGCAGATTAGATTTTATAGCTATGCAGCTACTTCATCCCAACCCATTTTAAACAAGCATCAACTCGAAAAGAAAAAGAAGGACATTGACGTTAATTATCAGGACAAACCGCTACCAATGAGCGAATTTTATTGTGGATTTAGAATAAAACCTGTACGTATGGTATTTTATGCTTATCGGACTGATGAATTATCAGATGTGCTTGAATATCGCTTTGTCGATAATAGCTGGATTAAAACGTTGTTGTCGCCATAA
- a CDS encoding serine hydrolase codes for MVDHVSQSYADFVIHNIFKPLDMNDSGYDSHSEIILHRASGYMVSPNGLCNADFLDMSIPYSAGSLYSTTHDLLLWEQGLFGGKILSSASLEKMIEPFKNDYGFGVRVHSLDGHKSITHAGGTSGFNTKLIYSPDDKLTVIVLANLNALGYVAQDLALKMVTLAHGKTVTLPSERKEINVSSETLANYVGTYNVAPYVGPYGLTPLKQLVISLENGFLVTQETNQPKTQLFPESETQFFGKIPDIQINFFKNKQGQISHLELHQDGEISTGINHHLY; via the coding sequence TTGGTTGACCACGTCAGTCAAAGCTATGCAGATTTTGTTATTCATAATATCTTCAAACCTCTTGATATGAACGATTCAGGATATGACTCCCATTCTGAGATAATATTACATCGCGCGTCTGGCTATATGGTGAGTCCCAATGGACTTTGTAATGCAGATTTCTTAGATATGAGCATACCCTATTCAGCAGGTTCTCTTTACTCCACAACTCACGATTTACTGCTATGGGAACAAGGATTGTTTGGAGGGAAAATACTATCATCGGCATCACTAGAGAAAATGATTGAACCTTTTAAAAATGATTATGGCTTCGGAGTAAGAGTACATTCTTTAGATGGGCATAAATCAATAACACATGCCGGTGGCACCAGTGGATTCAATACAAAACTAATCTACTCGCCAGATGACAAGTTAACTGTAATCGTATTGGCCAATCTAAATGCATTAGGATATGTTGCGCAGGATCTTGCTTTGAAAATGGTGACCCTAGCTCATGGCAAGACAGTTACATTACCCTCAGAAAGAAAAGAAATAAACGTATCATCTGAAACACTTGCTAACTATGTTGGTACTTACAACGTTGCTCCCTATGTTGGTCCATACGGCTTAACACCCTTAAAGCAACTCGTTATTTCTCTAGAAAATGGTTTCTTAGTCACACAAGAAACAAATCAACCAAAAACACAACTTTTTCCCGAATCAGAAACTCAATTTTTTGGGAAAATACCAGATATCCAAATTAATTTTTTCAAAAATAAACAAGGACAAATCTCTCACTTGGAATTGCACCAAGATGGGGAAATTTCAACTGGAATAAATCATCATTTATACTAA
- a CDS encoding IS3 family transposase (programmed frameshift), with the protein MSTRRKYTKEFKLDAVSLVTEQGYACLDAARSLGINSNILSRWIREAAENNENAFRGNGKLTEEQLEIRQLREEVRRLTMEKEIPKKSHGLLCERSEIKYSFIAQHKKTWPVGMMCHLMGVTPSGYYSYQKRKQTNPNNEPEHQELLEWVKKISESSKFSYGNRRIRKALNALGYPVGRRKTRSLMREAGIFVRYKKKYKVTTNSNHKQPVFDNVLNRRFQVNEPNRAYVSDITYISTHEGWLYLTVVIDLFSRKVVGWNMSSRMKTDTVCDALTMAIWQRNPSSGLIVHSDRGSQYASKQYRDLLNQYGLVGSMSKKGDCWDNSIAESFFGRLKDERVHWRNYQTRKEAKQDILDYITIFYNNQRLHSSLDYQSPNQFENHYWGLLKKVA; encoded by the exons ATGTCTACAAGAAGAAAATATACAAAGGAATTTAAACTGGATGCGGTTAGCTTAGTAACTGAACAAGGATACGCATGTTTAGACGCTGCCAGGAGCTTGGGAATTAATTCGAATATTTTGAGTCGCTGGATTCGAGAGGCAGCAGAGAATAATGAAAATGCTTTTCGTGGAAATGGTAAATTGACGGAAGAGCAACTTGAGATTCGCCAGTTACGAGAAGAAGTCAGAAGGCTGACAATGGAGAAAGAAATAC CTAAAAAAAGCCACGGTCTTCTTTGCGAAAGAAGCGAAATAAAATATTCGTTTATCGCCCAACACAAGAAGACCTGGCCGGTTGGCATGATGTGCCACCTCATGGGCGTTACTCCTTCTGGATACTATAGTTATCAAAAGCGGAAACAAACAAACCCGAACAATGAACCAGAACATCAAGAGCTATTGGAGTGGGTTAAAAAAATCTCGGAATCCAGCAAGTTCTCGTATGGAAATCGCAGGATAAGGAAAGCACTGAATGCTCTTGGTTATCCGGTTGGTCGAAGAAAAACCCGTAGTTTGATGCGTGAGGCTGGTATTTTTGTTCGATATAAAAAGAAATACAAAGTGACAACAAACAGCAATCACAAGCAACCTGTTTTTGATAATGTGTTAAACAGGAGGTTTCAGGTCAATGAGCCCAATCGTGCCTATGTGTCCGATATTACTTATATCTCAACCCATGAGGGCTGGTTATACCTGACCGTGGTGATTGATTTGTTTTCTCGGAAAGTAGTGGGTTGGAACATGAGTTCGAGAATGAAGACTGATACGGTTTGTGATGCATTAACAATGGCCATTTGGCAGAGAAATCCAAGTTCAGGCCTTATTGTGCATTCCGACAGAGGCTCACAATATGCCAGTAAACAATATCGTGACCTTCTCAATCAATATGGTCTAGTGGGCAGCATGAGCAAAAAAGGTGACTGCTGGGACAATAGCATTGCTGAAAGTTTTTTCGGTCGCTTGAAAGACGAGCGAGTACATTGGCGTAATTATCAAACCCGGAAGGAGGCAAAGCAGGATATCCTCGATTACATTACTATCTTTTATAACAATCAAAGATTACATTCGTCTTTGGATTATCAAAGCCCAAATCAATTTGAAAACCACTATTGGGGGCTATTGAAAAAAGTGGCTTAA
- a CDS encoding serine hydrolase domain-containing protein, with product MNKALRMEQVVQSYVADKQFMGSILVAQHGHIILDKGYGYANLEWQIPNTTTTKFRIASLTKQFTAVAILLLEEQGKLKISDFINKYMPDAPSAWDKVTLFHLLNHTSGIPSYTSFPDFAAFTTSTKTPEQQIEFFRNKPLNFQPGSDFEYNNSAYVLLGYLIEKISGLMWFN from the coding sequence ATGAATAAAGCATTGCGCATGGAACAGGTTGTACAGTCATATGTAGCAGATAAACAATTCATGGGATCAATTCTTGTCGCACAACATGGGCATATTATTCTGGATAAAGGTTATGGCTACGCCAATCTTGAATGGCAAATACCTAATACAACAACTACAAAATTTCGCATCGCTTCGCTCACAAAGCAGTTTACAGCCGTAGCAATTTTATTGCTTGAAGAACAGGGTAAGCTTAAAATAAGCGATTTCATTAATAAATACATGCCAGATGCACCTTCTGCTTGGGACAAGGTAACACTCTTCCATTTGTTAAACCACACCTCAGGGATTCCTAGTTACACTAGTTTTCCTGATTTTGCTGCATTTACAACAAGTACCAAAACACCAGAACAACAAATCGAATTTTTTCGCAACAAACCATTAAATTTCCAACCTGGATCAGACTTTGAGTACAATAATTCGGCCTATGTGCTCCTAGGATATCTAATTGAAAAAATAAGTGGTCTGATGTGGTTCAATTGA
- a CDS encoding S66 peptidase family protein produces MRSLYPAPLRPGDTIGLVTPSSPLMPGAIEAGVQFLEKNGFKVKLGNHIYDSDRFLAGSDIDRTKDLMDFFTDSTVKAIIATRGGQGSQRLLPLLDYDVIRSHPKILVGFSDTTALQLGLLKKTKLATYTGFTLTVQPNTLIEQTLMACLSGKSYRITEGIGVCPGIAKGPIVGGNLTLLTTLMGTPFQPEFEGSILLIEDINIEPYNLDRMFSQLDLAGIFNQVAGIIIGQFENSTGKDSNSLEGTVDDVINEWISHFKVPCIKDFPYGHGAKRCVLPIGKEVILDAGKCTLSIY; encoded by the coding sequence ATGCGATCTCTTTATCCTGCGCCATTAAGACCAGGTGACACCATAGGATTAGTTACTCCCTCAAGCCCCTTAATGCCTGGTGCTATTGAAGCGGGTGTGCAATTTTTAGAGAAAAATGGATTTAAAGTGAAACTTGGAAATCATATTTATGATTCAGATCGATTTCTAGCAGGTAGTGATATAGATCGCACAAAGGACCTCATGGATTTTTTTACAGATTCTACGGTTAAAGCGATTATAGCAACGCGTGGCGGCCAAGGTTCCCAGCGACTATTACCTTTACTTGATTATGATGTAATTCGCTCTCACCCCAAAATATTGGTTGGATTTAGTGATACAACTGCTTTACAACTCGGTTTGTTGAAAAAAACCAAGCTTGCCACCTACACAGGGTTTACCTTAACCGTTCAGCCCAATACCCTGATTGAACAAACATTAATGGCTTGTTTATCTGGAAAATCTTATCGAATCACTGAAGGAATAGGCGTTTGTCCAGGAATTGCTAAAGGCCCTATAGTTGGAGGGAATTTAACGTTACTCACAACGTTAATGGGAACTCCTTTTCAACCTGAATTTGAAGGAAGTATTCTACTGATAGAAGATATTAATATTGAGCCTTACAATCTTGATAGAATGTTCTCTCAATTGGACTTAGCTGGTATTTTTAATCAAGTAGCGGGTATTATCATTGGTCAATTTGAAAATTCCACAGGAAAAGATTCAAATTCTCTAGAAGGTACTGTTGATGACGTAATTAATGAATGGATCTCTCATTTTAAAGTCCCTTGCATTAAAGACTTTCCTTATGGTCACGGCGCAAAACGATGCGTTCTACCAATTGGGAAAGAGGTTATATTAGATGCGGGGAAATGCACTCTTTCCATTTATTAA
- a CDS encoding nuclear transport factor 2 family protein → MRQDPQLTIKNEEIYNLELLLLTPSVRQSTDQLRLLIADDFVEYGSSGRIYNKLDLLESLPEEKQECYAVEDFTSSELSKNVILATYKVTIGTRQSLRSSIWRHNGSNWQMIFHQGTNCQT, encoded by the coding sequence ATGCGACAAGATCCCCAGTTAACAATAAAGAATGAAGAAATCTACAATCTAGAGTTATTGCTCTTAACGCCCTCTGTAAGACAATCTACAGATCAATTAAGACTGTTAATTGCCGATGATTTTGTTGAATATGGCAGCTCAGGCAGGATTTATAATAAATTAGATTTGCTTGAATCCCTCCCTGAAGAAAAACAGGAATGTTATGCTGTTGAGGATTTCACCTCATCAGAGCTTTCAAAAAATGTCATTCTTGCAACTTACAAAGTAACTATTGGCACTCGGCAGTCATTACGCTCTTCCATATGGAGACATAATGGAAGCAATTGGCAAATGATTTTTCATCAGGGAACAAATTGTCAAACTTAG
- a CDS encoding GNAT family N-acetyltransferase: MTTSTLIRKAEPSDAEAISHLIIQTLTEVNSKDYSNVIIKRVIENFSPDQISKLMTQRQVFVITELDCIIGTASLEENVIRSVFVLPGKQGKNIGFLLMCYLEKIAREQNIQSLTVPSSVTAEGFYRKLGYKALRNEYYGEERTIIMEKHL, from the coding sequence ATGACAACTAGTACATTGATTCGCAAAGCAGAGCCTAGTGATGCAGAAGCAATAAGTCATCTTATCATCCAAACATTAACAGAAGTTAATTCAAAAGATTATTCTAATGTAATCATAAAAAGGGTAATTGAAAATTTCTCTCCAGATCAAATATCAAAACTTATGACTCAGAGACAGGTTTTTGTCATAACAGAATTAGATTGCATCATAGGTACTGCAAGCCTTGAGGAAAATGTCATACGCTCCGTTTTTGTGTTACCCGGCAAGCAAGGTAAAAATATAGGATTTTTATTAATGTGTTATTTAGAAAAGATCGCACGGGAACAGAATATTCAGAGCCTCACAGTTCCCTCTTCAGTTACTGCAGAAGGATTTTATCGAAAACTTGGTTATAAAGCTTTACGTAATGAATACTATGGAGAAGAAAGGACCATCATCATGGAAAAACATCTTTAA